From Nicotiana tabacum cultivar K326 chromosome 20, ASM71507v2, whole genome shotgun sequence, one genomic window encodes:
- the LOC142174810 gene encoding heat shock factor-binding protein, which produces MDGHDGDNSKQSTADMTVFVQNLLQQMQTRFQTMSESIISKIDEMGNRIDELEQSINDLRAEMGQDGAPSPSASLKPREEPKTPDDNA; this is translated from the exons ATG GATGGGCATGATGGAGATAATTCAAAACAAAGCACTGCTGATATGACTGTGTTT gtccagaatcttcttcagcAAATG CAAACCAGATTTCAGACAATGTCTGAATCAATCATCTCGAAAA TTGACGAGATGGGAAACCGAATCGATGAACTTGAACAAAGCATCAACGATTTGAGAGCTGAAATGGGTCAAGATGGTGCTCCATCGCCTTCGGCGTCTTTGAAACCAAGAGAGGAACCGAAGACACCGGATGATAATGCATAA